A region of Oncorhynchus masou masou isolate Uvic2021 chromosome 29, UVic_Omas_1.1, whole genome shotgun sequence DNA encodes the following proteins:
- the LOC135519069 gene encoding splicing factor U2AF 35 kDa subunit-like isoform X4, which produces MQEHYDEFFEEVFTEMEEKYGEVEEMNVCDNLGDHLVGNVYLKFRREEVAEKAVMDLNNRWFNGQPIHAELSPVTDFREACCRQYEMGECTRGGFCNFMHLKPISRELRRELYGRRRKKGGGHRSRSRSRERRSRSRDRGRGGGRDRKRRRSRERSGRF; this is translated from the exons ATGCAGGAGCATTACGATGAGTTCTTTGAG GAGGTCTtcacagagatggaggagaagtacggagaggtggaggagatgaATGTGTGCGACAACCTGGGAGACCATCTGGTTGGAAACGTATACCTGAAG ttCCGTCGTGAGGAAGTCGCGGAGAAGGCTGTGATGGATCTGAATAACCGCTGGTTCAACGGTCAACCAATCCACGCCGAGCTCTCTCCCGTTACCGACTTCAGAGAAGCCTGCTGCCGACAGTACGAGATGGG GGAGTGCACTCGAGGAGGCTTCTGTAACTTCATGCACCTGAAACCCATCTCCAGGGAGCTGAGGAGGGAGCTGTACGGTCGCCGCAGGAAGAAGGG gGGGGGCCATCGTTCTCGCTCCCGTTCCAGGGAACGCCGTTCTCGCTCGAGGGATAGAGGCAGGGGAGGCGGACGTGACCGCAAGAGAAGGCGTTCCAGAGAACGCTCTGGCAGGTTCTAA
- the LOC135519069 gene encoding splicing factor U2AF 35 kDa subunit-like isoform X3, with the protein MYILYFQTIALLNIYRNPQNTAQSADGLRCAVSDVEMQEHYDEFFEEVFTEMEEKYGEVEEMNVCDNLGDHLVGNVYLKFRREEVAEKAVMDLNNRWFNGQPIHAELSPVTDFREACCRQYEMGECTRGGFCNFMHLKPISRELRRELYGRRRKKGGGHRSRSRSRERRSRSRDRGRGGGRDRKRRRSRERSGRF; encoded by the exons ATGTACATTTTGTATTTTCAGACCATTGCCCTCTTGAACATTTACCGTAACCCTCAAAACACTGCCCAGTCTGCCGATGGTTTGCGCT GTGCCGTCAGTGATGTGGAGATGCAGGAGCATTACGATGAGTTCTTTGAG GAGGTCTtcacagagatggaggagaagtacggagaggtggaggagatgaATGTGTGCGACAACCTGGGAGACCATCTGGTTGGAAACGTATACCTGAAG ttCCGTCGTGAGGAAGTCGCGGAGAAGGCTGTGATGGATCTGAATAACCGCTGGTTCAACGGTCAACCAATCCACGCCGAGCTCTCTCCCGTTACCGACTTCAGAGAAGCCTGCTGCCGACAGTACGAGATGGG GGAGTGCACTCGAGGAGGCTTCTGTAACTTCATGCACCTGAAACCCATCTCCAGGGAGCTGAGGAGGGAGCTGTACGGTCGCCGCAGGAAGAAGGG gGGGGGCCATCGTTCTCGCTCCCGTTCCAGGGAACGCCGTTCTCGCTCGAGGGATAGAGGCAGGGGAGGCGGACGTGACCGCAAGAGAAGGCGTTCCAGAGAACGCTCTGGCAGGTTCTAA
- the LOC135519062 gene encoding cystathionine beta-synthase-like, which yields MPSVPSSIDSVRPVSSICPHAAMLHNNATKANGDATILNGGSKVNGEAMENLGLFNMNGLAQVNGEEGENDLENTVAGTEERQWIRPDLPSRCTWKLGVSSAESPHCHSAKTEAPRILPNILRRIGDTPLVRMNKIPKAFGLKCELLAKCEFFNAGGSVKDRISLRMVEDAERAGILKPGDTIIEPTSGNTGIGLALASAVKGYRCIIVMPEKMSMEKVDVLRALGAEIVRTPTSARFDSPESHVGVAWRLKNEIPNSHILDQYRNASNPLAHYDTTAEEILEQCDGKVDMLVAGAGTGGTITGIARKLKERCPNIKIVGVDPEGSILAEPEELNMTDKTQYEVEGIGYDFIPTVLDRSVIDKWYKSNDEESFAMSRMLIREEGLLCGGSSGTAMAAAVKMSTELKEGQRCVVILPDSIRNYMSKFLSDNWMCDKGFLTPNDLMVSKSWWWNLTLQSLNLCAPITVLPSVNIKKTIKILKEKAFDQAPVVDESGMILGMLTLGNMLSSVLAGKVKASDPVSKVLYKQFKQVRLTDNLGKLSRILETDHFALVVHDQIQFMADGSSCLRQMVFGVVTSIDLLNYITTRERRGSARERTMSECSMTSECSLTDEL from the exons ATGCCTTCGGTTCCCTCCAGCATAGACTCTGTGCGCCCTGTGTCCTCCATCTGCCCCCACGCAGCTATGCTTCACAACAACGCTACCAAGGCCAACGGAGACGCCACCATTTTGAATGGGGGGTCCAAGGTCAATGGAGAAGCAATGGAGAACTTGGGGTTGTTCAACATGAATGGATTGGCCCAAGtgaatggggaggagggggagaacgACCTGGAGAACACAGTCGCAGGCACTGAGGAGAGGCAGTGGATCCGTCCTGATCTGCCCAGTAGATGCACCTGGAAATTGGGCGTGTCCTCTGCCGAGTCCCCTCACTGCCACTCTGCAAA GACCGAAGCACCCAGAATTCTACCCAACATCCTCAGGAGGATTGGAGACACACCTTTGGTCCGCATGAACAAGATACCCAAAGCCTTCGGCCTCAAGTGTGAACTCT tggcCAAGTGTGAGTTCTTCAATGCAGGGGGCAGTGTGAAGGACCGTATCAGTCTAAGGATGGTGGAGGATGCAGAGAGAGCTGGCATCCTCAAACCTGGAGACACCATCATCGAGCCCACCTCCGGCAACACCG gTATTGGTCTGGCCCTGGCCTCTGCAGTTAAAGGCTATCGCTGCATCATCGTCATGCCTGAGAAGATGAGCATGGAGAAG GTGGATGTGCTGAGAGCCTTGGGGGCGGAGATCGTGCGTACCCCCACCTCCGCCCGTTTTGATTCGCCAGAGTCTCACGTGGGCGTAGCCTGGCGTCTGAAGAACGAGATTCCTAACTCTCACATCCTTGACCAGTACCGTAACGCTAGCAACCCCCTGGCCCACTACGACACTACTGCCGAGGAGATCCTGGAGCAGTGTGATG GTAAGGTGGACATGTTGGTGGCAGGAGCTGGCACAGGTGGCACCATCACTGGCATCGCCCGCAAGCTGAAGGAGAGATGCCCCAACATCAAG ATCGTGGGCGTGGACCCTGAAGGTTCTATCCTGGCTGAGCCAGAGGAGCTGAACATGACAGACAAGACCCAATACGAGGTGGAGGGCATCGGATATGACTTCATCCCCACCGTGCTGGACAGATCT GTAATTGACAAGTGGTACAAGTCCAATGATGAGGAGTCCTTTGCCATGTCACGCATGCTGATCAGGGAGGAGGGGCTTCTTTGCG GAGGTAGTTCAGGCACGGCCATGGCTGCAGCAGTGAAGATGAGTACAGAGCTGAAGGAGGGCCAACGCTGTGTCGTCATCCTTCCTGACTCCATCCGCAACTACAT GTCTAAGTTCCTCAGTGACAACTGGATGTGTGATAAGGGCTTCCTAACCCCAAATGACCTGATGGTGTCCAAATCCTGGTGGTGGAACCTGACTCTGCAGAGTCTGAACCTGTGTGCCCCTATCACCGTGCTGCCCTCCGTCAACATCAAGAAGACCATCAAGATCCTCAAGGAGAAGGCTTTTGACCAGGCACCCGTCGTTGACGAGTCCGG CATGATCCTAGGGATGCTTACCCTGGGCAACATGTTGTCTTCTGTGCTGGCTGGGAAGGTCAAGGCGTCTGACCCTGTCTCCAAGGTGCTCTACAAACAATTCAAACAG GTGCGACTGACCGATAACCTGGGTAAGCTGTCCCGTATCCTGGAGACAGATCACTTTGCCTTGGTGGTGCATGACCAGATTCAAT tcaTGGCAGACGGCTCCTCCTGTCTGAGACAGATGGTGTTTGGGGTGGTGACGTCCATTGACCTACTCAACTACATCACCACGCGTGAGAGGCGGGGAAGCGCACGGGAGCGCACGATGTCGGAGTGCTCCATGACATCTGAGTGCTCGCTGACCGACGAGCTGTAA